Proteins encoded together in one Musa acuminata AAA Group cultivar baxijiao chromosome BXJ3-6, Cavendish_Baxijiao_AAA, whole genome shotgun sequence window:
- the LOC135641303 gene encoding polyadenylation and cleavage factor homolog 4-like isoform X3, with protein sequence MEERFPSSRENPRAAGPTSQRPVAPSITERFGAMLRDREEKLREATGEETVLTADDIVRCYEDVLSELTFNSKPVITDLTIIAGQHIRYAEEVADAICTRILEVAVDKKLPSLYLIDSIVKNIGHHYVRIFAARLPKVFCEAYNQVHPTQYSSMRHLFGTWSQVFPSKILKKIEDELRFSPSESKRSSGITSTRQSKPPSPHHSRGIHVNPKYLEARHQFEQSAVGIPHTSVSSSLHVYEQKPSKQYSESDFDLPELLPQDLGTSGAGPPQTAMVHASSAIGAGGSMPHLKNKISLSSSPPRIGVRRVSGPNSRADRSRPSNEDPYHVEVSMQHNHKYGYGKQHPRDLIDAYGNPRGRVSSYEKFPKVQRLDVNGIASEAATRKWKNSDEEEYVWESMSPTLADQSRRNSLPPFGPSSGSISNRTGISISNPAMLETDFQRHSWPVQTQSHPGSMMKYLDGTTSQTGSPPHHQKSNRTQDSGKFSCLFPQSTRQSLSPRSRSTALALGGVAPSIGQKLPVAHDSLPDIELPLRSLSNAHDDPLKINTAVIDRQSTLRPYSPPQDMLPSAHKSQSLPFLSIPPNQKLVNGQLDISEPNKLLMNQGADPRIFVPEKQYDIVDKYSSESVKFLHFPYQPPSNTHLNQQSQVQGISMPMRTPETYYGSILPPATALVSSYLMGQPVKHLQTLGTGVSVVSVLPCSSFATPSVTVHRTIDTSLHLHGSLLPPLPPGPRPASSQMGPTPQTMSSSISSSPASAYSGLIGSLMEQGLISLKPSVQSQETLGIEFDIELLKVRHESAINALYDDLPRKCATCGLRFKGQEEHSSHMDWHVTKNRISKNRKQKPSRKWYVSAKEWLSGAEILGNDVVPGFLPTESVSEKKEDIEVAVPADENQNVCALCGELFEDFYSDETEEWMYKGAVYLNAPDGYIEGLDRSQLGPIVHAKCRSESNECSVQA encoded by the exons ATGGAGGAGCGGTTCCCGTCCTCGCGGGAGAACCCGAGGGCCGCGGGGCCGACGTCGCAGCGGCCTGTGGCGCCCTCGATCACGGAGCGGTTCGGCGCCATGCTCCGGGATCGGGAGGAGAAACTCAGGGAGGCCACCGGCGAGGAGACGGTCCTCACCGCCGATGACATAGTCCGGTGCTACGAGGACGTCCTCTCCGAGCTCACCTTCAACTCGAAGCCCGTCATCACGGATCTCACCATCATCGCCGGCCAGCATATCCGGTACGCGGAGGAGGTCGCGGACGCCATTTGCACGCGGATCCTTGAG GTAGCTGTGGATAAAAAATTGCCTTCTCTATACCTTATTGATAGTATTGTGAAGAACATAGGACATCATTATGTGAGAATTTTCGCTGCTCGGCTTCCTAAG GTTTTTTGTGAAGCATACAATCAAGTCCATCCTACCCAGTATTCTTCTATGCGTCACCTCTTTGGGACCTGGTCACAAGTCTTCCCCAGTAAAATACTTAAAAAGATTGAGGATGAACTTCGATTTTCTCCATCTGAGAGTAAGAGATCATCAGGGATCACAAGTACCAGGCAATCAAAACCTCCATCTCCTCATCACTCTCGTGGTATTCATGTAAATCCAAAGTACTTGGAAGCACGACATCAATTTGAACAATCTGCTGTG GGTATACCACATACAAGTGTTTCTTCTAGTTTACACGTTTATGAGCAGAAACCCTCCAAACAGTACAGTGAATCTGATTTTGATCTACCTGAATTGCTACCCCAGGACCTTGGGACATCGGGGGCAGGTCCACCTCAAACTGCAATGGTGCATGCGTCCTCAGCGATTGGAGCAGGAGGGTCAATGCCTCATTTGAAGAACAAGATATCACTGTCATCATCTCCTCCAAGAATTGGTGTGAGAAG AGTTAGTGGTCCTAATAGTCGGGCTGACAGGAGCAGGCCATCCAATGAAGATCCTTATCATGTAGAAGTGTCCATGCAGCACAACCATAAATATGGATATGGCAAACAGCATCCAAGAGACTTGATTGATGCATATGGAAATCCTAGAGGAAGAGTTTCTTCCTATGAGAAGTTTCCAAAGGTTCAACGTCTTGATGTGAATGGCATAGCCAGTGAAGCAGCCACCAGAAAATGGAAGAACTCCGATGAAGAGGAGTATGTCTGGGAGAGTATGAGTCCAACTTTAGCTGATCAGAGCAGAAGGAATAGCCTGCCACCATTTGGACCTAGTTCTGGAAGCATTAGCAACCGAACTGGTATATCCATATCTAATCCTGCAATGCTGGAAACAGATTTTCAAAGGCACAGTTGGCCTGTCCAAACCCAG TCTCATCCTGGATCAATGATGAAGTATCTGGATGGTACAACAAGTCAGACTGGGTCCCCCCCTCACCATCAGAAGTCGAACCGTACTCAAGATTCTGGAAAGTTTAGTTGTCTGTTCCCACAGTCTACGCGGCAGAGCCTTAGCCCAAGATCACGTAGCACGGCTCTTGCATTAGGGGGAGTGGCACCTTCTATTGGTCAGAAACTCCCTGTAGCACATGATAGCTTGCCTGACATAGAACTACCACTCCGGAGCTTATCAAATGCTCATGATGATCCTTTGAAAATAAACACAGCCGTGATAGATAGGCAATCAACACTAAGACCATATTCACCTCCTCAAGATATGTTGCCTTCTGCTCATAAATCTCAGTCACTGCCTTTTCTCTCCATACCTCCAAATCAAAAGCTGGTCAATGGTCAACTTGATATTTCTGAACCTAATAAGTTGCTAATGAACCAAGGAGCCGACCCACGTATATTTGTGCCTGAGAAGCAATATGATATTGTTGATAAGTATAGTTCAGAGTCAGTTAAATTTCTCCATTTTCCCTACCAACCTCCTAGTAACACGCATCTGAATCAGCAAAGTCAGGTACAAGGAATTTCTATGCCAATGCGGACTCCAGAGACTTATTATGGGAGTATTCTCCCACCTGCAACAGCCCTGGTTTCATCTTATTTAATGGGCCAGCCTGTAAAGCACTTGCAAACATTAGGAACTGGGGTTTCTGTGGTTTCTGTTTTGCCATGTTCTTCATTTGCCACACCTTCTGTTACAGTGCACAGAACAATTGATACATCATTACATTTACATGGTAGCCTTTTGCCACCTTTGCCTCCTGGACCACGTCCTGCCTCATCACAAATGGGACCTACCCCTCAAACTATGAGTTCCTCAATATCTAGCTCTCCTGCAAGTGCTTATTCAGGCCTTATTGGTAGTCTCATGGAACAAGGGTTGATATCATTGAAGCCATCTGTCCAAAGCCAg GAAACTTTGGGAATTGAATTTGATATTGAACTTCTTAAGGTGAGGCATGAGTCTGCAATTAATGCTTTGTATGATGACCTTCCAAGGAAATGTGCAACTTGTGGCCTACGTTTCAAGGGCCAAGAAGAGCACAGTAGTCACATGGATTGGCATGTAACGAAAAACCGGATATCAAAGAACCGTAAACAAAAGCCCTCTCGCAAATGGTACGTGAGTGCAAAGGAATGGCTAAGTGGTGCAGAAATACTAGGAAACGATGTTGTTCCTGGGTTTTTGCCCACTGAATCAGTTTCAGAAAAAAAGGAAGACATAGAGGTGGCAGTTCCTGCAGACGAAAATCAAAATGTTTGTGCATTATGTGGGGAGCTTTTTGAGGATTTTTACAGTGATGAGACAGAGGAATGGATGTATAAGGGGGCAGTTTATTTGAATGCTCCAGATGGATATATTGAAGGTTTAGATAGGTCTCAGCTAGGTCCTATTGTCCATGCCAAGTGCAGGTCTGAGTCTAATGAATGTTCTGTACAAGCATGA
- the LOC135641303 gene encoding polyadenylation and cleavage factor homolog 4-like isoform X2: MEERFPSSRENPRAAGPTSQRPVAPSITERFGAMLRDREEKLREATGEETVLTADDIVRCYEDVLSELTFNSKPVITDLTIIAGQHIRYAEEVADAICTRILEVAVDKKLPSLYLIDSIVKNIGHHYVRIFAARLPKVFCEAYNQVHPTQYSSMRHLFGTWSQVFPSKILKKIEDELRFSPSESKRSSGITSTRQSKPPSPHHSRGIHVNPKYLEARHQFEQSAVDLGTSGAGPPQTAMVHASSAIGAGGSMPHLKNKISLSSSPPRIGVRRHVSPPNMRFYNGISARKIGGMASPSHSGFVYGPGRVSGPNSRADRSRPSNEDPYHVEVSMQHNHKYGYGKQHPRDLIDAYGNPRGRVSSYEKFPKVQRLDVNGIASEAATRKWKNSDEEEYVWESMSPTLADQSRRNSLPPFGPSSGSISNRTGISISNPAMLETDFQRHSWPVQTQSHPGSMMKYLDGTTSQTGSPPHHQKSNRTQDSGKFSCLFPQSTRQSLSPRSRSTALALGGVAPSIGQKLPVAHDSLPDIELPLRSLSNAHDDPLKINTAVIDRQSTLRPYSPPQDMLPSAHKSQSLPFLSIPPNQKLVNGQLDISEPNKLLMNQGADPRIFVPEKQYDIVDKYSSESVKFLHFPYQPPSNTHLNQQSQVQGISMPMRTPETYYGSILPPATALVSSYLMGQPVKHLQTLGTGVSVVSVLPCSSFATPSVTVHRTIDTSLHLHGSLLPPLPPGPRPASSQMGPTPQTMSSSISSSPASAYSGLIGSLMEQGLISLKPSVQSQETLGIEFDIELLKVRHESAINALYDDLPRKCATCGLRFKGQEEHSSHMDWHVTKNRISKNRKQKPSRKWYVSAKEWLSGAEILGNDVVPGFLPTESVSEKKEDIEVAVPADENQNVCALCGELFEDFYSDETEEWMYKGAVYLNAPDGYIEGLDRSQLGPIVHAKCRSESNECSVQA; this comes from the exons ATGGAGGAGCGGTTCCCGTCCTCGCGGGAGAACCCGAGGGCCGCGGGGCCGACGTCGCAGCGGCCTGTGGCGCCCTCGATCACGGAGCGGTTCGGCGCCATGCTCCGGGATCGGGAGGAGAAACTCAGGGAGGCCACCGGCGAGGAGACGGTCCTCACCGCCGATGACATAGTCCGGTGCTACGAGGACGTCCTCTCCGAGCTCACCTTCAACTCGAAGCCCGTCATCACGGATCTCACCATCATCGCCGGCCAGCATATCCGGTACGCGGAGGAGGTCGCGGACGCCATTTGCACGCGGATCCTTGAG GTAGCTGTGGATAAAAAATTGCCTTCTCTATACCTTATTGATAGTATTGTGAAGAACATAGGACATCATTATGTGAGAATTTTCGCTGCTCGGCTTCCTAAG GTTTTTTGTGAAGCATACAATCAAGTCCATCCTACCCAGTATTCTTCTATGCGTCACCTCTTTGGGACCTGGTCACAAGTCTTCCCCAGTAAAATACTTAAAAAGATTGAGGATGAACTTCGATTTTCTCCATCTGAGAGTAAGAGATCATCAGGGATCACAAGTACCAGGCAATCAAAACCTCCATCTCCTCATCACTCTCGTGGTATTCATGTAAATCCAAAGTACTTGGAAGCACGACATCAATTTGAACAATCTGCTGTG GACCTTGGGACATCGGGGGCAGGTCCACCTCAAACTGCAATGGTGCATGCGTCCTCAGCGATTGGAGCAGGAGGGTCAATGCCTCATTTGAAGAACAAGATATCACTGTCATCATCTCCTCCAAGAATTGGTGTGAGAAGGCATGTTTCACCACCTAATATGAGATTTTATAATGGTATTTCTGCTAGGAAGATTGGTGGAATGGCTTCTCCATCTCATTCTGGATTTGTGTATGGACCTGGCAGAGTTAGTGGTCCTAATAGTCGGGCTGACAGGAGCAGGCCATCCAATGAAGATCCTTATCATGTAGAAGTGTCCATGCAGCACAACCATAAATATGGATATGGCAAACAGCATCCAAGAGACTTGATTGATGCATATGGAAATCCTAGAGGAAGAGTTTCTTCCTATGAGAAGTTTCCAAAGGTTCAACGTCTTGATGTGAATGGCATAGCCAGTGAAGCAGCCACCAGAAAATGGAAGAACTCCGATGAAGAGGAGTATGTCTGGGAGAGTATGAGTCCAACTTTAGCTGATCAGAGCAGAAGGAATAGCCTGCCACCATTTGGACCTAGTTCTGGAAGCATTAGCAACCGAACTGGTATATCCATATCTAATCCTGCAATGCTGGAAACAGATTTTCAAAGGCACAGTTGGCCTGTCCAAACCCAG TCTCATCCTGGATCAATGATGAAGTATCTGGATGGTACAACAAGTCAGACTGGGTCCCCCCCTCACCATCAGAAGTCGAACCGTACTCAAGATTCTGGAAAGTTTAGTTGTCTGTTCCCACAGTCTACGCGGCAGAGCCTTAGCCCAAGATCACGTAGCACGGCTCTTGCATTAGGGGGAGTGGCACCTTCTATTGGTCAGAAACTCCCTGTAGCACATGATAGCTTGCCTGACATAGAACTACCACTCCGGAGCTTATCAAATGCTCATGATGATCCTTTGAAAATAAACACAGCCGTGATAGATAGGCAATCAACACTAAGACCATATTCACCTCCTCAAGATATGTTGCCTTCTGCTCATAAATCTCAGTCACTGCCTTTTCTCTCCATACCTCCAAATCAAAAGCTGGTCAATGGTCAACTTGATATTTCTGAACCTAATAAGTTGCTAATGAACCAAGGAGCCGACCCACGTATATTTGTGCCTGAGAAGCAATATGATATTGTTGATAAGTATAGTTCAGAGTCAGTTAAATTTCTCCATTTTCCCTACCAACCTCCTAGTAACACGCATCTGAATCAGCAAAGTCAGGTACAAGGAATTTCTATGCCAATGCGGACTCCAGAGACTTATTATGGGAGTATTCTCCCACCTGCAACAGCCCTGGTTTCATCTTATTTAATGGGCCAGCCTGTAAAGCACTTGCAAACATTAGGAACTGGGGTTTCTGTGGTTTCTGTTTTGCCATGTTCTTCATTTGCCACACCTTCTGTTACAGTGCACAGAACAATTGATACATCATTACATTTACATGGTAGCCTTTTGCCACCTTTGCCTCCTGGACCACGTCCTGCCTCATCACAAATGGGACCTACCCCTCAAACTATGAGTTCCTCAATATCTAGCTCTCCTGCAAGTGCTTATTCAGGCCTTATTGGTAGTCTCATGGAACAAGGGTTGATATCATTGAAGCCATCTGTCCAAAGCCAg GAAACTTTGGGAATTGAATTTGATATTGAACTTCTTAAGGTGAGGCATGAGTCTGCAATTAATGCTTTGTATGATGACCTTCCAAGGAAATGTGCAACTTGTGGCCTACGTTTCAAGGGCCAAGAAGAGCACAGTAGTCACATGGATTGGCATGTAACGAAAAACCGGATATCAAAGAACCGTAAACAAAAGCCCTCTCGCAAATGGTACGTGAGTGCAAAGGAATGGCTAAGTGGTGCAGAAATACTAGGAAACGATGTTGTTCCTGGGTTTTTGCCCACTGAATCAGTTTCAGAAAAAAAGGAAGACATAGAGGTGGCAGTTCCTGCAGACGAAAATCAAAATGTTTGTGCATTATGTGGGGAGCTTTTTGAGGATTTTTACAGTGATGAGACAGAGGAATGGATGTATAAGGGGGCAGTTTATTTGAATGCTCCAGATGGATATATTGAAGGTTTAGATAGGTCTCAGCTAGGTCCTATTGTCCATGCCAAGTGCAGGTCTGAGTCTAATGAATGTTCTGTACAAGCATGA
- the LOC135641303 gene encoding polyadenylation and cleavage factor homolog 4-like isoform X1 translates to MEERFPSSRENPRAAGPTSQRPVAPSITERFGAMLRDREEKLREATGEETVLTADDIVRCYEDVLSELTFNSKPVITDLTIIAGQHIRYAEEVADAICTRILEVAVDKKLPSLYLIDSIVKNIGHHYVRIFAARLPKVFCEAYNQVHPTQYSSMRHLFGTWSQVFPSKILKKIEDELRFSPSESKRSSGITSTRQSKPPSPHHSRGIHVNPKYLEARHQFEQSAVGIPHTSVSSSLHVYEQKPSKQYSESDFDLPELLPQDLGTSGAGPPQTAMVHASSAIGAGGSMPHLKNKISLSSSPPRIGVRRHVSPPNMRFYNGISARKIGGMASPSHSGFVYGPGRVSGPNSRADRSRPSNEDPYHVEVSMQHNHKYGYGKQHPRDLIDAYGNPRGRVSSYEKFPKVQRLDVNGIASEAATRKWKNSDEEEYVWESMSPTLADQSRRNSLPPFGPSSGSISNRTGISISNPAMLETDFQRHSWPVQTQSHPGSMMKYLDGTTSQTGSPPHHQKSNRTQDSGKFSCLFPQSTRQSLSPRSRSTALALGGVAPSIGQKLPVAHDSLPDIELPLRSLSNAHDDPLKINTAVIDRQSTLRPYSPPQDMLPSAHKSQSLPFLSIPPNQKLVNGQLDISEPNKLLMNQGADPRIFVPEKQYDIVDKYSSESVKFLHFPYQPPSNTHLNQQSQVQGISMPMRTPETYYGSILPPATALVSSYLMGQPVKHLQTLGTGVSVVSVLPCSSFATPSVTVHRTIDTSLHLHGSLLPPLPPGPRPASSQMGPTPQTMSSSISSSPASAYSGLIGSLMEQGLISLKPSVQSQETLGIEFDIELLKVRHESAINALYDDLPRKCATCGLRFKGQEEHSSHMDWHVTKNRISKNRKQKPSRKWYVSAKEWLSGAEILGNDVVPGFLPTESVSEKKEDIEVAVPADENQNVCALCGELFEDFYSDETEEWMYKGAVYLNAPDGYIEGLDRSQLGPIVHAKCRSESNECSVQA, encoded by the exons ATGGAGGAGCGGTTCCCGTCCTCGCGGGAGAACCCGAGGGCCGCGGGGCCGACGTCGCAGCGGCCTGTGGCGCCCTCGATCACGGAGCGGTTCGGCGCCATGCTCCGGGATCGGGAGGAGAAACTCAGGGAGGCCACCGGCGAGGAGACGGTCCTCACCGCCGATGACATAGTCCGGTGCTACGAGGACGTCCTCTCCGAGCTCACCTTCAACTCGAAGCCCGTCATCACGGATCTCACCATCATCGCCGGCCAGCATATCCGGTACGCGGAGGAGGTCGCGGACGCCATTTGCACGCGGATCCTTGAG GTAGCTGTGGATAAAAAATTGCCTTCTCTATACCTTATTGATAGTATTGTGAAGAACATAGGACATCATTATGTGAGAATTTTCGCTGCTCGGCTTCCTAAG GTTTTTTGTGAAGCATACAATCAAGTCCATCCTACCCAGTATTCTTCTATGCGTCACCTCTTTGGGACCTGGTCACAAGTCTTCCCCAGTAAAATACTTAAAAAGATTGAGGATGAACTTCGATTTTCTCCATCTGAGAGTAAGAGATCATCAGGGATCACAAGTACCAGGCAATCAAAACCTCCATCTCCTCATCACTCTCGTGGTATTCATGTAAATCCAAAGTACTTGGAAGCACGACATCAATTTGAACAATCTGCTGTG GGTATACCACATACAAGTGTTTCTTCTAGTTTACACGTTTATGAGCAGAAACCCTCCAAACAGTACAGTGAATCTGATTTTGATCTACCTGAATTGCTACCCCAGGACCTTGGGACATCGGGGGCAGGTCCACCTCAAACTGCAATGGTGCATGCGTCCTCAGCGATTGGAGCAGGAGGGTCAATGCCTCATTTGAAGAACAAGATATCACTGTCATCATCTCCTCCAAGAATTGGTGTGAGAAGGCATGTTTCACCACCTAATATGAGATTTTATAATGGTATTTCTGCTAGGAAGATTGGTGGAATGGCTTCTCCATCTCATTCTGGATTTGTGTATGGACCTGGCAGAGTTAGTGGTCCTAATAGTCGGGCTGACAGGAGCAGGCCATCCAATGAAGATCCTTATCATGTAGAAGTGTCCATGCAGCACAACCATAAATATGGATATGGCAAACAGCATCCAAGAGACTTGATTGATGCATATGGAAATCCTAGAGGAAGAGTTTCTTCCTATGAGAAGTTTCCAAAGGTTCAACGTCTTGATGTGAATGGCATAGCCAGTGAAGCAGCCACCAGAAAATGGAAGAACTCCGATGAAGAGGAGTATGTCTGGGAGAGTATGAGTCCAACTTTAGCTGATCAGAGCAGAAGGAATAGCCTGCCACCATTTGGACCTAGTTCTGGAAGCATTAGCAACCGAACTGGTATATCCATATCTAATCCTGCAATGCTGGAAACAGATTTTCAAAGGCACAGTTGGCCTGTCCAAACCCAG TCTCATCCTGGATCAATGATGAAGTATCTGGATGGTACAACAAGTCAGACTGGGTCCCCCCCTCACCATCAGAAGTCGAACCGTACTCAAGATTCTGGAAAGTTTAGTTGTCTGTTCCCACAGTCTACGCGGCAGAGCCTTAGCCCAAGATCACGTAGCACGGCTCTTGCATTAGGGGGAGTGGCACCTTCTATTGGTCAGAAACTCCCTGTAGCACATGATAGCTTGCCTGACATAGAACTACCACTCCGGAGCTTATCAAATGCTCATGATGATCCTTTGAAAATAAACACAGCCGTGATAGATAGGCAATCAACACTAAGACCATATTCACCTCCTCAAGATATGTTGCCTTCTGCTCATAAATCTCAGTCACTGCCTTTTCTCTCCATACCTCCAAATCAAAAGCTGGTCAATGGTCAACTTGATATTTCTGAACCTAATAAGTTGCTAATGAACCAAGGAGCCGACCCACGTATATTTGTGCCTGAGAAGCAATATGATATTGTTGATAAGTATAGTTCAGAGTCAGTTAAATTTCTCCATTTTCCCTACCAACCTCCTAGTAACACGCATCTGAATCAGCAAAGTCAGGTACAAGGAATTTCTATGCCAATGCGGACTCCAGAGACTTATTATGGGAGTATTCTCCCACCTGCAACAGCCCTGGTTTCATCTTATTTAATGGGCCAGCCTGTAAAGCACTTGCAAACATTAGGAACTGGGGTTTCTGTGGTTTCTGTTTTGCCATGTTCTTCATTTGCCACACCTTCTGTTACAGTGCACAGAACAATTGATACATCATTACATTTACATGGTAGCCTTTTGCCACCTTTGCCTCCTGGACCACGTCCTGCCTCATCACAAATGGGACCTACCCCTCAAACTATGAGTTCCTCAATATCTAGCTCTCCTGCAAGTGCTTATTCAGGCCTTATTGGTAGTCTCATGGAACAAGGGTTGATATCATTGAAGCCATCTGTCCAAAGCCAg GAAACTTTGGGAATTGAATTTGATATTGAACTTCTTAAGGTGAGGCATGAGTCTGCAATTAATGCTTTGTATGATGACCTTCCAAGGAAATGTGCAACTTGTGGCCTACGTTTCAAGGGCCAAGAAGAGCACAGTAGTCACATGGATTGGCATGTAACGAAAAACCGGATATCAAAGAACCGTAAACAAAAGCCCTCTCGCAAATGGTACGTGAGTGCAAAGGAATGGCTAAGTGGTGCAGAAATACTAGGAAACGATGTTGTTCCTGGGTTTTTGCCCACTGAATCAGTTTCAGAAAAAAAGGAAGACATAGAGGTGGCAGTTCCTGCAGACGAAAATCAAAATGTTTGTGCATTATGTGGGGAGCTTTTTGAGGATTTTTACAGTGATGAGACAGAGGAATGGATGTATAAGGGGGCAGTTTATTTGAATGCTCCAGATGGATATATTGAAGGTTTAGATAGGTCTCAGCTAGGTCCTATTGTCCATGCCAAGTGCAGGTCTGAGTCTAATGAATGTTCTGTACAAGCATGA
- the LOC135641358 gene encoding subtilisin-like protease SBT3: protein MKLFMASSAHLLLFLNACLLLLPLLPTSGQRSTYIIHMNSSSMPASQPTHHDWYSTILENMSLATPNSTTSGRPQLLHTYHHALTGFAATLTADELRAMEDSSGFIAAYPDLEIKLHTTRTPQFLCLNHDTGIWPSSSYGDGIVIGVIDSGVWSESPSFNDGGMSPAPLWWNGTCDLGTRCNWKLIGARSFNVSSSTADGESARDNDGHGTLVASVAAGAPVSGASFFGYANGTAVGMAPRAWISVYEVADARTLVAFTCNVLAAMDAAIADRVDVISIAMGLTDLVPLYEDPFAIASFSAMKKGIMVVFSAGNDGPWNYTVTNAFPWAITVGGNSVDRRFTGTLTVYEDSFTGVSLYPLSKLLVDLPLVYNATISHCNSSELISQAAAGKIVVCHGLGGIGSMLYQIAAVNASEAAAAVFVTDDALFLEDGEFACPAIALDLDTGEVLLRYLSSLPYPTASMEFQETQVSGFLGPVIAAPAIGTYSSRGPSLISPDVLKPDVVAPGTRILGAWPTNKPAATAGAMSLANPFAVKTGTSFASAHVAGIAALLQAANYHSWSPAAIRSAMMTTAHQLDNTGDPIKDSATNSEATPLAIGAGHVDPNRALHPGLVYDAGEADYVSFLCSQGFSQEQIMAIVGVDSYDCSSPSPHLNYPSFIAFFPPQPLWPGPQSFMRTVTNVDTKPAVYRAFVRQPVGFTVSVQPEELVFNATMATNTANFVLTIVQNEEPVTVVSSGSLTWVHEEFTYTVRSPIVVVAERAPAFP, encoded by the coding sequence ATGAAGCTCTTCATGGCCTCTTCTGCgcatctcctcctcttcctcaacgCATGTCTTCTCCTTCTTCCGCTTCTCCCCACCTCAGGCCAGAGATCCACCTACATCATCCACATGAACAGTTCCTCCATGCCCGCCTCTCAACCCACGCACCATGACTGGTACTCGACCATCCTGGAGAACATGTCGCTTGCCACCCCCAACTCCACCACCTCGGGCCGCCCTCAGCTCCTCCACACCTACCACCACGCCCTCACCGGTTTTGCCGCCACCCTGACTGCCGACGAGCTGCGAGCGATGGAAGACTCCTCCGGCTTCATCGCTGCCTACCCTGACCTGGAGATCAAGCTTCACACCACCCGCACACCTCAGTTCCTCTGCCTCAACCACGACACCGGAATCTGGCCGTCGTCATCCTACGGAGACGGCATCGTCATCGGCGTCATCGACTCCGGCGTCTGGTCCGAGAGCCCGAGCTTCAACGACGGCGGCATGAGCCCCGCTCCTCTCTGGTGGAACGGCACGTGCGATCTTGGCACCCGTTGCAACTGGAAGCTCATCGGGGCTCGATCCTTCAACGTAAGCTCGAGCACAGCCGATGGCGAGTCCGCGAGGGACAACGACGGTCACGGGACGCTCGTAGCCTCCGTCGCCGCCGGCGCCCCCGTCAGCGGCGCCTCCTTCTTCGGCTACGCCAACGGCACTGCCGTCGGGATGGCGCCGCGCGCGTGGATATCCGTGTACGAGGTCGCCGACGCTCGCACGTTGGTGGCATTCACCTGCAACGTGCTGGCGGCGATGGATGCGGCCATCGCCGACCGAGTCGACGTCATCTCTATCGCCATGGGCCTCACTGACCTCGTCCCGTTGTACGAGGACCCGTTCGCGATCGCCTCCTTCTCGGCCATGAAGAAGGGCATAATGGTGGTCTTCTCGGCTGGCAATGACGGACCGTGGAACTACACAGTCACCAACGCCTTCCCGTGGGCGATCACCGTAGGCGGGAACTCCGTCGATCGCAGATTCACCGGAACCCTCACCGTTTATGAAGACAGTTTCACCGGTGTGTCCTTGTATCCCCTGTCCAAACTGCTGGTTGACCTCCCGCTCGTCTACAACGCTACGATCTCGCACTGCAACTCATCCGAACTGATATCTCAAGCCGCCGCGGGAAAGATAGTCGTCTGCCACGGCCTCGGCGGCATCGGCAGTATGCTCTATCAGATTGCGGCGGTCAATGCGTCGGAGGCTGCCGCGGCTGTCTTCGTGACTGACGACGCTCTGTTTCTTGAAGACGGCGAGTTTGCTTGCCCTGCGATTGCTCTCGACTTGGATACCGGCGAAGTGCTTCTAAGATACTTGAGTTCTCTACCCTATCCAACAGCGTCGATGGAGTTCCAGGAGACGCAGGTGAGCGGATTCCTGGGACCGGTCATCGCCGCTCCGGCAATCGGGACCTATTCGTCGAGGGGGCCGTCGCTGATAAGTCCTGACGTCCTGAAACCGGACGTGGTGGCGCCCGGCACGAGAATCTTGGGTGCGTGGCCGACCAACAAGCCGGCGGCCACCGCCGGGGCGATGAGCCTGGCTAATCCATTCGCCGTGAAGACCGGGACGTCCTTCGCAAGCGCACACGTCGCTGGCATCGCTGCGCTTCTCCAAGCGGCGAATTACCACTCCTGGAGCCCCGCGGCGATCCGCTCGGCGATGATGACCACCGCACACCAGCTCGACAACACCGGTGATCCCATCAAGGATAGCGCGACGAACTCGGAGGCGACGCCGTTGGCCATAGGCGCCGGCCACGTCGACCCCAACAGAGCGTTGCACCCGGGCCTAGTGTACGACGCGGGAGAGGCGGACTACGTGAGCTTCCTCTGCAGCCAAGGGTTCAGCCAGGAGCAGATCATGGCCATCGTCGGCGTCGACAGCTACGACTGCTCGTCCCCGTCGCCCCATCTAAACTACCCTTCTTTCATCGCCTTCTTCCCCCCCCAGCCACTGTGGCCTGGACCGCAGTCCTTCATGAGGACGGTGACAAACGTCGACACGAAGCCGGCGGTTTACCGGGCATTCGTGCGGCAGCCAGTGGGCTTCACCGTCAGCGTCCAACCGGAGGAGTTGGTCTTCAACGCTACAATGGCCACTAACACCGCCAACTTTGTGCTGACGATCGTGCAGAATGAAGAGCCAGTGACCGTGGTGTCGAGCGGTTCCCTGACTTGGGTTCATGAGGAGTTTACGTACACAGTGAGGAGCCCCATAGTTGTGGTCGCTGAGAGAGCACCGGCGTTCCCCTGA